A single window of Mycobacteriales bacterium DNA harbors:
- a CDS encoding fibronectin type III domain-containing protein produces the protein MTRSDARDTLYRVGGVLAAVTTLLLSSVALGRAFADDTPIQGSCENVIYDGKTTAPPGCPTDVTVTAGVRQLTVSWTAPASNGGAAVTSYVVQISTDDGQSWTTVPPAPSAGAGHPPATTDVVSGLTPGTEYFFQVAGVNALGVGNFSTITTPVAPLGGRQTTLTALRNKSVVRGSSTIVRAVLMDVASDVPISGESVALDRRNATTGAWHFVTFAQTNRNGVAAASVAPRRSTNYRWTFTSDSDFTPSTSGVQTVLVRPY, from the coding sequence GTGACGCGCTCCGACGCCCGCGACACGCTGTATCGCGTCGGCGGGGTGCTGGCCGCCGTCACGACGCTGCTGCTGTCCTCCGTCGCGCTCGGGCGGGCGTTCGCCGACGACACACCGATCCAGGGCAGCTGCGAGAACGTGATCTACGACGGCAAGACGACGGCTCCCCCGGGCTGTCCGACCGACGTGACCGTGACCGCCGGCGTACGGCAGCTGACCGTCTCGTGGACGGCGCCGGCGAGCAACGGCGGCGCTGCCGTCACGTCGTACGTCGTCCAGATCTCCACCGACGACGGCCAGTCGTGGACCACCGTGCCACCCGCGCCGTCGGCTGGCGCCGGCCACCCTCCCGCCACGACCGACGTCGTCTCCGGGCTCACGCCCGGCACCGAGTACTTCTTCCAGGTCGCGGGCGTCAACGCGCTCGGCGTCGGCAACTTCTCGACGATCACCACCCCGGTCGCGCCGCTGGGTGGCCGGCAGACCACCCTCACCGCACTGCGCAACAAGAGCGTCGTGCGCGGCTCGTCGACGATCGTGCGGGCAGTGCTCATGGACGTCGCCAGCGACGTACCCATCTCGGGCGAGTCCGTCGCCCTGGACCGGCGCAACGCCACGACCGGCGCTTGGCACTTCGTGACGTTCGCGCAGACGAACCGCAACGGCGTCGCAGCCGCGTCGGTCGCGCCGCGCAGGTCCACCAACTACCGGTGGACGTTCACGAGCGACTCCGACTTCACGCCGTCGACGAGCGGCGTCCAGACGGTGCTCGTCCGCCCGTACTAG
- a CDS encoding helix-turn-helix transcriptional regulator: protein MPVPVSDALAEFGNRVRARRNELGLSQEGLADRAGLHWTFVGQVERGRRNLSLHNLLKLAEALQTDPGALVRGLEPPESDSAD, encoded by the coding sequence ATGCCAGTCCCGGTGTCCGACGCGCTCGCCGAGTTCGGCAACCGGGTCCGCGCACGCCGCAACGAGCTCGGCCTGAGCCAGGAAGGACTGGCGGACCGCGCCGGGCTGCACTGGACGTTCGTCGGTCAGGTCGAGCGGGGTCGCCGCAACCTCTCGCTGCACAACCTGCTGAAACTGGCCGAAGCGCTCCAGACGGATCCCGGCGCGCTGGTACGAGGTCTCGAGCCGCCCGAAAGCGACTCGGCCGACTGA
- a CDS encoding LLM class flavin-dependent oxidoreductase, translating into MPISIMRFNFVLPGIDPTTLSEMYQSAVEMAAVADANGFMAVSVEEHHGVDDGWSPAPLTVAGLILGRTKNLRVMVQALLVPLNDPLRVAEQVAVLDLASGGRINVVAGLGYRPEEYADAGADWAKRGALMDECLDAIIGAWSGEEFTYRGRKLRVTPVPKTPASGILFVGGSGKPAARRAARLGLPLLPAAHLPELEAYYNEQCAEHGTTGFIIMPPERTCLTLLAEDPDKAWNELGEHLLHEAKRYQSWQTPDVHSAVSSHASTIEELRAEGIYRICSPDEAIAWCKEQGDWATMVLHPLCGGVPVERGWDTVNLYVDKVLPALS; encoded by the coding sequence ATGCCGATCTCGATCATGCGGTTCAACTTCGTGCTGCCCGGGATCGACCCGACCACGCTGTCGGAGATGTACCAGTCAGCCGTCGAGATGGCAGCGGTCGCGGACGCCAACGGCTTCATGGCGGTGTCGGTCGAGGAGCACCACGGAGTCGACGACGGCTGGAGCCCCGCCCCGCTGACGGTGGCGGGCCTGATCCTCGGCCGGACGAAGAACCTGCGGGTGATGGTCCAGGCCTTGCTGGTCCCGCTCAACGACCCGCTGCGCGTAGCCGAGCAGGTCGCCGTCCTCGACCTGGCCAGCGGCGGGCGCATCAACGTGGTCGCGGGCCTCGGCTACCGACCCGAGGAGTACGCCGACGCCGGGGCGGACTGGGCCAAGCGCGGTGCGCTGATGGACGAATGCCTCGACGCGATCATCGGCGCCTGGTCCGGCGAGGAGTTCACCTACCGCGGCCGCAAGCTACGGGTCACCCCGGTCCCCAAGACGCCGGCCAGCGGGATCCTGTTCGTCGGGGGCAGCGGCAAGCCGGCCGCCCGCCGTGCCGCTCGGCTCGGGCTCCCGTTGCTACCCGCCGCCCATCTGCCCGAACTCGAGGCCTACTACAACGAGCAGTGCGCCGAGCACGGCACCACCGGGTTCATCATCATGCCGCCCGAGCGGACGTGTCTCACGCTGCTGGCGGAGGACCCGGACAAGGCCTGGAACGAGCTCGGTGAACACCTGCTGCACGAGGCCAAGCGCTACCAGAGCTGGCAGACGCCCGACGTCCACTCCGCGGTGTCGTCTCACGCCAGCACCATCGAGGAGCTGCGCGCCGAAGGGATCTATCGGATCTGCTCCCCCGACGAGGCCATCGCCTGGTGCAAGGAACAGGGCGACTGGGCGACGATGGTGCTGCATCCGCTGTGCGGCGGCGTACCGGTCGAACGCGGCTGGGACACCGTGAACCTCTACGTCGACAAGGTGCTTCCTGCACTCTCGTGA
- a CDS encoding aldo/keto reductase, translating to MTKVPDVALNNGRSIPQLGFGVFLVPPEDTARVTGEALRVGYRHIDTAEMYGNEKEVGVYITSKLDNGDHEPGDARRAFDATLAALGVDQIDLFLIHWPLPTRYNGDFVSTWKTLEEFYRDGRARSIGVSNFHAHHLRRLFAECDIVPAVNQIEVHPYLVQDELRAFCRDHQIAVEAWSPIGRGAVLEDPTLKAIAARYDKTVAQVVLRWHLDRGDIVFPKSMRPERIAENFDLFDFSLDNDDIAAISALDRGERVGPDPETFDRV from the coding sequence ATGACCAAGGTTCCTGACGTCGCCCTCAACAACGGCCGGTCGATCCCCCAGCTCGGCTTCGGCGTGTTCCTCGTGCCCCCCGAAGACACCGCTCGCGTCACGGGCGAGGCACTGCGGGTCGGCTACCGCCACATCGACACCGCCGAGATGTACGGGAACGAGAAGGAGGTCGGCGTCTACATCACCAGCAAGCTGGACAACGGCGACCACGAGCCCGGCGACGCGCGACGAGCGTTCGACGCCACTCTCGCCGCGCTCGGTGTCGACCAGATCGACCTGTTCCTGATCCACTGGCCGCTGCCGACGCGCTACAACGGCGACTTCGTGTCGACGTGGAAGACACTCGAGGAGTTCTACCGGGACGGTCGCGCCCGCTCGATCGGCGTGTCGAACTTCCATGCGCACCATCTGCGCCGGCTGTTCGCGGAGTGCGACATCGTCCCCGCGGTGAACCAGATCGAAGTCCACCCGTACCTGGTGCAGGACGAGCTTCGCGCGTTCTGCCGTGACCACCAGATCGCGGTCGAGGCGTGGTCGCCGATCGGTCGCGGAGCGGTGCTCGAGGATCCGACGCTGAAGGCCATCGCCGCCCGGTACGACAAGACGGTGGCGCAGGTGGTGCTGCGCTGGCACCTCGATCGCGGCGACATCGTGTTTCCCAAGTCGATGCGTCCGGAGCGCATCGCCGAGAACTTCGACCTGTTCGACTTCTCCCTCGACAACGACGACATCGCAGCGATCAGCGCGCTGGACCGCGGCGAGCGGGTCGGTCCCGACCCCGAGACCTTCGACCGCGTCTGA
- a CDS encoding AMP-binding protein: MGDTFADLLLARADDDRVALWAGDLTWSWRTLVAESRARAAVLTERRDSARPHVGVLLDNTPEYLAWLYGAALARGTVVGINPTRRGAPLREDIQHTDCGMIVTDSAHRDLLDGLGLGLDPARLLVVDDRAYLDEVAAARVDDRELSAAEPGDRLLLLFTSGSTGAPKAVVCTTGRLAVIAKGAVDSIGVRADDVFYQAMPMFHGNAIMANLAPAVALGVPVELRSRFSASQFLSDVRRHDATYFNYVGRSLAYVLATPQREDDRTNSLRLGFGTEASQRDRAEFERRFGCALTESYGSSEGVVATHRPPGTPANSIGVPRPRPGSDVAVVDPATGRECAVAVVDGDGRLQNPGAAIGEIVDRGGAPGFEGYYRNDAATSSRLRDGWYWTGDLAYRDADGWLYFAGRSNDWLRVDSENFAAAPVEAVLSRFSDAVMVAVYAVPDPRTGDEVMCAIEPRPGAPFDPVAFGAFLQAQPDLGTKWAPRFVRIVDAMPLTATNKVDKAPLRASGWAAGAVWWRPGAELAYVPFGEADRATYQARFEEHGRTHLLPAPQQRSIAGPPAQ, encoded by the coding sequence TTGGGGGACACGTTCGCCGACCTCCTACTGGCGAGAGCCGACGACGACCGGGTCGCGTTGTGGGCGGGCGACCTGACCTGGAGCTGGCGCACCCTCGTCGCGGAGTCGCGGGCCCGGGCGGCCGTCCTGACCGAACGCCGCGACTCGGCGCGACCGCACGTCGGCGTACTGCTGGACAACACGCCCGAGTACCTCGCGTGGCTGTACGGCGCAGCGCTGGCTCGCGGAACCGTCGTCGGCATCAACCCGACGCGACGCGGCGCGCCGCTGCGCGAGGACATCCAGCACACCGACTGCGGCATGATCGTCACCGATTCGGCCCACCGCGACCTGCTCGACGGGCTGGGTCTCGGGCTCGACCCGGCGCGACTGCTCGTCGTCGACGACCGGGCATACCTCGACGAGGTCGCCGCGGCGAGGGTCGACGATCGCGAGCTGTCGGCAGCCGAGCCGGGCGACCGTCTGCTGCTGCTCTTCACCTCGGGGTCGACGGGGGCGCCGAAGGCGGTGGTGTGTACGACGGGACGGCTCGCGGTGATCGCCAAGGGCGCCGTCGACAGCATCGGGGTGCGCGCCGACGACGTGTTCTACCAGGCGATGCCGATGTTCCACGGCAACGCGATCATGGCCAACCTGGCCCCGGCGGTCGCCCTCGGCGTACCGGTCGAGCTGCGATCGCGCTTCTCGGCGTCGCAGTTCCTCTCCGACGTACGCCGCCACGACGCGACGTACTTCAACTACGTCGGGCGCTCTCTCGCCTACGTCCTCGCGACCCCGCAGCGCGAGGACGACCGCACGAACTCGCTGCGCCTCGGATTCGGCACCGAAGCGTCGCAACGCGACCGGGCCGAGTTCGAGCGGCGCTTCGGCTGCGCCCTCACCGAGTCCTACGGCTCGAGTGAAGGAGTGGTCGCCACTCATCGCCCGCCGGGGACCCCGGCGAACTCGATCGGCGTACCTCGCCCACGCCCGGGATCCGACGTGGCGGTGGTCGATCCGGCGACGGGGCGCGAGTGCGCCGTCGCCGTCGTCGACGGCGACGGCCGGCTGCAGAACCCGGGAGCGGCGATCGGCGAGATCGTCGACCGCGGCGGCGCTCCCGGCTTCGAGGGCTACTACCGCAACGATGCCGCCACGAGCAGTCGGCTGCGCGACGGGTGGTACTGGACCGGCGACCTCGCCTATCGCGACGCCGACGGCTGGCTCTACTTCGCCGGTCGCAGCAACGACTGGCTGCGCGTCGACTCCGAGAACTTCGCCGCGGCGCCGGTCGAAGCGGTGCTGTCCCGCTTCTCCGACGCGGTCATGGTTGCGGTCTACGCCGTACCGGACCCGCGTACCGGCGATGAGGTGATGTGCGCGATCGAGCCGCGGCCGGGCGCGCCATTCGACCCGGTCGCGTTCGGGGCGTTCTTGCAGGCGCAGCCGGACCTCGGTACGAAGTGGGCGCCCCGCTTCGTACGGATCGTCGACGCCATGCCGCTCACCGCAACGAACAAGGTCGACAAGGCACCGCTACGCGCGAGCGGCTGGGCAGCCGGGGCGGTCTGGTGGCGACCCGGTGCCGAGCTGGCCTACGTACCGTTCGGCGAAGCTGACCGCGCGACCTACCAGGCCCGCTTCGAAGAACACGGCCGCACCCACCTCCTGCCAGCCCCCCAGCAACGCTCCATTGCCGGGCCCCCCGCCCAGTGA
- a CDS encoding Gfo/Idh/MocA family oxidoreductase — translation MTNDLRIGVLGAARITPSALIRPSRQVPGTVVAAVAARDRSRAEVFARKHGIERVHSSYEELIADPSIEAIYNPLPNALHAEWTLQALAAGKHVLCEKPFTSNEAEAREVADAAATSGLVVMEAYHYRYHPLAERIRALTHDGTLGDLEHVHAAMCFPLPKFSDIRYSYPLGGGTTMDCCYAVHVLRLLGSGEPTVESAQALLRGSDIDRAMTATYSFPDGSTGSTSTSMWSRKMPQFSVRVTGTRGQLKVFNFIAPQFYNRLTLTVDGKTTRERVRGDATYTYQLRAFLAAVRDGGPVITDPRDAVLTMRVLDDIYRKAGLPLRGLPTQ, via the coding sequence GTGACGAACGATCTTCGGATCGGGGTGCTCGGGGCCGCGCGGATCACCCCGTCGGCGCTGATCCGGCCGTCGCGGCAAGTGCCGGGGACCGTCGTGGCGGCGGTTGCGGCCCGGGACCGATCGCGCGCCGAGGTGTTCGCCCGGAAGCACGGCATCGAACGGGTGCACTCGTCGTACGAGGAGTTGATCGCCGACCCGTCGATCGAGGCGATCTACAACCCGCTCCCCAACGCGCTGCACGCCGAGTGGACGTTGCAGGCTCTCGCGGCCGGCAAGCACGTGCTGTGTGAGAAGCCGTTCACCTCGAACGAGGCGGAGGCACGCGAGGTCGCCGACGCCGCCGCGACGTCCGGGCTGGTCGTGATGGAGGCCTACCACTACCGCTACCACCCGCTCGCTGAGCGCATCAGGGCGCTGACGCATGACGGCACGCTCGGGGACCTCGAGCACGTCCACGCGGCGATGTGCTTCCCGCTGCCGAAGTTCTCCGACATCCGCTACTCCTATCCGCTCGGCGGCGGTACGACGATGGACTGCTGCTACGCCGTACACGTGCTGCGCCTGCTGGGCAGCGGCGAGCCGACCGTCGAGTCGGCGCAGGCGTTGCTCCGCGGCTCGGACATCGACCGGGCGATGACCGCGACGTACTCCTTTCCGGACGGGTCGACGGGTAGCACGTCGACGTCGATGTGGTCGCGGAAGATGCCGCAGTTCTCGGTGCGCGTGACGGGCACCCGCGGGCAGCTGAAGGTCTTCAACTTCATCGCGCCGCAGTTCTACAACCGGCTGACACTGACCGTCGACGGCAAGACGACCCGGGAGCGGGTGCGAGGCGATGCGACGTACACCTATCAGTTACGAGCCTTCCTGGCGGCGGTGCGTGACGGAGGACCCGTCATCACCGATCCGCGAGACGCGGTCCTGACGATGCGGGTGCTCGACGACATCTACCGCAAGGCCGGCCTCCCCCTCCGCGGCCTCCCCACCCAGTAA